One window from the genome of Paenibacillus azoreducens encodes:
- a CDS encoding ABC transporter permease, whose protein sequence is MGNFLHLLQNENMKIYRRVRTWVMLGILAAVNLLIPVLISMVDSGGSSTIWDSVIMSASFTFFLCTIFSVVVAADSVAGEFSWGTIKLLLIRPWSRSKILLSKYLSVFLFSLLGTLIVVVMSLLSSSLFFSGSTESSLFGQSTNGFVFMLQYVLCDYVNLFITVAIAFMLSTVFRAGGLAIGLALFVMFAKGIFTTLFSPERFAWAKYLIFTHMDLSGYLRTDVGPGGVSLGFALAVLAVYYIAMMAVSWYVFNKRDVAA, encoded by the coding sequence TTGGGTAATTTCTTGCATCTCTTGCAAAATGAAAATATGAAAATTTACCGGCGCGTCCGGACGTGGGTAATGCTGGGCATTCTTGCCGCAGTCAATTTGCTGATTCCGGTTCTGATATCCATGGTGGATAGCGGCGGTTCGTCTACCATTTGGGACAGCGTGATCATGAGCGCGTCGTTTACGTTTTTCCTGTGTACGATTTTTTCCGTGGTTGTGGCGGCGGATTCGGTCGCGGGGGAATTTTCATGGGGGACGATTAAACTGCTTCTGATCAGACCATGGAGCCGTTCCAAAATTTTGCTGTCCAAATATTTGTCCGTCTTTTTGTTCAGCCTGCTGGGTACGTTGATTGTCGTGGTGATGTCTTTGCTGTCTTCCAGCTTATTTTTTTCCGGCAGCACCGAAAGCAGTTTATTTGGCCAGAGCACAAACGGATTCGTATTTATGCTGCAATATGTGCTTTGCGATTATGTGAATTTGTTTATAACGGTCGCAATTGCCTTCATGCTGTCAACGGTGTTCCGCGCCGGTGGGCTGGCGATCGGACTGGCTTTGTTTGTGATGTTTGCTAAAGGGATCTTCACGACCTTGTTCAGTCCGGAACGTTTTGCTTGGGCAAAGTACCTCATTTTTACGCATATGGATCTTTCCGGCTATCTGCGAACGGATGTGGGGCCGGGCGGTGTCAGCCTTGGGTTTGCGCTGGCCGTGCTTGCCGTTTACTATATCGCGATGATGGCGGTATCCTGGTACGTATTCAACAAAAGGGATGTCGCGGCATAA
- a CDS encoding helix-turn-helix domain-containing protein, translating into MNHDNRIAELRDQRGWTQEELAQSIGITRAALSHYEKNRRKPDFEILTKLADKFEVSIDYLIGRTNQPKLVMDPEVRDFVDQLELSDRDLLERFNLTIDGRSLTEEEAKRFIAFVRMERSMK; encoded by the coding sequence ATGAATCATGACAATCGCATCGCAGAACTGCGGGATCAACGAGGATGGACTCAAGAGGAATTAGCCCAATCGATTGGCATTACTAGAGCCGCACTATCCCACTATGAGAAAAATCGCCGCAAACCCGATTTTGAGATTCTGACCAAACTTGCCGATAAATTCGAAGTATCCATCGATTATTTGATCGGCCGTACGAATCAGCCCAAACTGGTTATGGATCCGGAGGTCCGGGATTTTGTGGACCAATTGGAGCTGTCAGATCGCGATTTGCTGGAAAGATTTAATTTGACGATTGACGGGCGCAGCCTTACGGAGGAAGAAGCCAAGCGTTTCATTGCTTTTGTACGGATGGAACGGTCCATGAAATAG
- a CDS encoding sugar transferase, with the protein MNSANPLKNTLETGRQFEAIPLFENKDRTLFWIAKRIQDICLSLLGMILLSPFLLLIALIIKVEDPKGAVIFAQIRIGKNGKPFKMYKFRSMVSNAEAMLGNLMDQNEISGAMFKMKNDPRITRVGRFIRKTSLDELPQLFNVLKGDMSLVGPRPPLPREVNSYTSYDMMRLLVVPGCTGLWQISGRNHVGFEEMVELDLEYIRNQSFTNDIVILCKTVKVLFGTDNAY; encoded by the coding sequence ATGAATAGTGCAAATCCGTTAAAAAACACGTTGGAAACCGGTCGTCAGTTTGAAGCCATTCCGCTTTTTGAAAACAAGGATCGAACTTTGTTTTGGATCGCCAAACGAATTCAGGATATATGCTTGTCGCTGCTAGGGATGATTTTGCTGTCTCCGTTTCTGCTGCTGATTGCCTTGATTATTAAAGTGGAAGATCCCAAGGGTGCCGTTATTTTTGCCCAAATCCGGATCGGAAAGAACGGGAAGCCTTTCAAAATGTATAAGTTCCGCTCGATGGTCAGCAATGCGGAGGCGATGCTCGGGAACTTGATGGATCAAAACGAAATTAGCGGGGCCATGTTCAAGATGAAAAATGATCCGCGAATTACCCGCGTGGGACGATTCATCCGCAAAACCAGTCTGGATGAGCTCCCGCAGTTGTTCAACGTGCTAAAAGGGGATATGAGTCTGGTTGGCCCCAGACCGCCTCTGCCGAGGGAAGTAAACAGTTACACCTCTTACGACATGATGAGACTGCTTGTGGTTCCGGGCTGTACGGGCTTATGGCAAATCAGCGGCCGCAATCACGTCGGGTTTGAAGAAATGGTTGAGTTGGATCTGGAATACATACGGAATCAGTCATTTACAAATGATATTGTCATTTTGTGCAAAACCGTGAAGGTGCTTTTTGGAACGGATAATGCCTACTAG
- a CDS encoding bactofilin family protein, with translation MLSRSKSKNSLMSTDSLIGRGTEVEGALSCEANVRIEGNFNGVIESRACVTIGEHAVARSDISAREVIIAGKVYGDVQAEGKLTITPTGQMFGDVLAASALVIAEGGILNGSSKMEPKHNEQKALAESSNAPLLESEAG, from the coding sequence ATGTTGAGCAGATCCAAATCCAAGAATTCATTGATGTCCACCGACTCCCTGATCGGAAGAGGCACCGAGGTCGAAGGAGCCCTCTCTTGCGAAGCCAATGTACGTATTGAGGGTAATTTTAACGGTGTGATCGAAAGCCGCGCCTGTGTCACGATTGGCGAACATGCCGTTGCCCGCTCCGATATCAGCGCCAGGGAAGTCATTATTGCCGGAAAGGTTTATGGAGATGTGCAGGCTGAAGGCAAGCTGACGATCACCCCGACCGGCCAGATGTTCGGAGACGTTCTCGCCGCCTCCGCGCTTGTCATCGCCGAAGGCGGCATCCTAAACGGTTCCAGCAAGATGGAACCCAAACACAACGAACAGAAAGCCTTGGCAGAAAGCAGCAATGCGCCTCTTTTGGAATCGGAAGCAGGATAA
- a CDS encoding LCP family protein produces MKKWVVILMSVFIVIVLGVAGYAAYIYQSVKMTAHQIYESRDAGTVPETAGKDSHLSTAAAAPGKDNAGKSETAAAGAEPFSLDKKKPFTVLVLGVDQREHDRGRSDAMIFLTVNPAKQSILMFNIPRDTRTDIIGHGTVDKINHAYAFGGVNMSVKTVEHFLDYPVNYYVRVNMEGFAHIIDSLGGVEVENPFAFYYEGHQFNQGHLKLNGEEALLYSRMRYDDPRGDMGRNSRQRQILQELIRNTMKVVNVVKIESLLDEVGDSVKTDLTFDDMKTFLTDYRADIKSIEQVEISGRGERIKGIWYYLVGDNERSRVHKLIQEHMQ; encoded by the coding sequence ATGAAAAAATGGGTTGTGATCCTCATGTCCGTATTTATCGTGATCGTTTTGGGCGTGGCCGGATATGCAGCGTACATCTATCAATCTGTAAAAATGACGGCCCACCAAATTTATGAAAGCAGGGATGCGGGGACAGTTCCGGAGACGGCCGGGAAAGACAGCCATCTTTCCACGGCTGCGGCAGCACCGGGGAAGGATAATGCCGGGAAATCCGAAACTGCCGCGGCTGGCGCCGAACCCTTCAGTCTTGATAAGAAAAAACCTTTCACGGTGCTTGTGCTGGGCGTGGATCAACGCGAACATGACAGGGGAAGGTCGGATGCGATGATTTTTTTAACGGTCAATCCGGCCAAACAAAGTATTCTTATGTTCAATATTCCGCGGGATACGCGTACGGATATTATCGGACACGGCACCGTGGATAAAATCAATCATGCGTACGCTTTTGGCGGCGTGAACATGTCGGTAAAGACGGTCGAACATTTCCTGGATTACCCTGTGAATTACTATGTCAGAGTGAATATGGAAGGTTTCGCGCATATCATCGATTCCCTGGGAGGAGTTGAGGTGGAAAATCCCTTTGCATTTTATTATGAGGGACATCAATTCAACCAGGGCCATTTGAAACTGAACGGGGAGGAAGCACTGTTGTATTCCCGGATGCGTTATGATGATCCGCGCGGCGATATGGGCAGAAATTCAAGGCAGCGCCAAATTTTGCAGGAGTTGATCAGGAATACGATGAAAGTCGTCAATGTCGTCAAAATCGAATCTTTGCTGGATGAAGTTGGCGACAGCGTGAAAACGGATCTTACATTTGATGATATGAAAACTTTTCTGACCGATTATCGTGCCGATATCAAGAGTATTGAACAGGTGGAAATAAGCGGCCGCGGTGAAAGGATTAAAGGCATTTGGTACTATCTGGTGGGAGATAACGAAAGAAGCCGGGTTCATAAATTAATTCAAGAGCATATGCAATGA
- a CDS encoding M23 family metallopeptidase yields the protein MKNATANRRLTLLVMRDAQHSVKQIHLSKPLLLAVPAAAVLSLSGLVLAIQAHSSQAISNLEQKVTLEQLKNIQLQSSITSREQSIERLQTEIIKLSSQAKDMQLKMQHVDQLEQQLQKFIDKHKISMSTDAPADKASSLSWDASEHVGGEYIAVHENDMLDLARETKDDFQEMQELLKTMESNIPHTLKKAQETQVQIAGNPTVWPTASKVMTSSFGYRTDPFTGKAAFHAGIDIAGDNGGPVYAAGAGKVITAEESGARGRYIVIEHPGGLQTWYMHLSKILVNIGDTVDKRQQIAQLGSTGRSTGPHLHFQVVKQDKPVNPLPYIRSDNSLN from the coding sequence ATGAAAAATGCAACCGCCAATCGACGTCTGACACTTCTGGTCATGAGGGACGCCCAGCATTCGGTGAAGCAGATCCATCTGTCCAAGCCTCTCCTGCTGGCCGTGCCCGCCGCCGCCGTCCTCTCTTTGTCCGGTCTTGTTCTTGCCATACAGGCCCATTCTTCCCAGGCCATCTCGAACCTGGAGCAGAAGGTAACCCTTGAGCAGTTAAAAAACATTCAGCTTCAGAGCTCGATTACCAGCCGCGAGCAGTCCATTGAACGCCTGCAAACTGAAATTATCAAGCTATCGTCACAGGCCAAGGATATGCAGCTAAAGATGCAGCATGTGGATCAGCTGGAACAGCAGCTGCAGAAGTTTATCGATAAACATAAGATCAGCATGTCCACGGACGCCCCCGCGGATAAAGCGTCTTCCCTGTCCTGGGATGCTTCTGAGCATGTCGGGGGCGAATATATCGCCGTACATGAGAATGACATGCTGGATCTGGCCCGGGAGACGAAAGACGACTTTCAGGAAATGCAGGAGCTGCTGAAAACGATGGAAAGCAATATCCCCCATACCTTGAAAAAAGCACAGGAGACACAGGTGCAGATCGCAGGTAATCCGACGGTATGGCCTACCGCCTCCAAAGTGATGACTTCAAGCTTCGGGTATCGCACCGACCCCTTCACCGGCAAAGCCGCTTTTCACGCAGGCATAGATATTGCCGGGGATAACGGCGGTCCCGTCTATGCAGCAGGCGCGGGGAAAGTTATCACTGCGGAAGAAAGCGGAGCTCGCGGCCGTTATATCGTCATTGAACATCCGGGCGGACTACAGACCTGGTATATGCACCTCAGCAAGATCCTTGTAAACATAGGGGATACGGTCGACAAACGCCAGCAGATCGCCCAGCTCGGCTCAACCGGCCGCAGCACCGGACCGCATCTGCATTTTCAGGTCGTCAAGCAGGATAAGCCCGTCAATCCACTCCCGTATATTCGATCAGACAATTCTCTCAATTAA
- the cls gene encoding cardiolipin synthase has translation MVWLLIALIIFIFQIAIILLLEFRNPSKTIAWLSILFCCPVIGFVFYYFVAQDYKARKHIRTRGSRLFRQIRPFFWSRLTAVRDIGEIHNPEFKHQERLFNLLWRLTESPITGSNASRVLTDGKDAFDAMLKAIEAAEKHIHIEFYIFRHDVIGTRFQEIMIRKAREGVKVRFICDGLGSYKLKREFVERLKEAGVESYFFLPPLLSFIDRRINYRNHRKIVVVDGARGFVGGINVGDDYLGKYPKMGYWRDTHLEIEGDAVYFLQNIFLDDWQLASGEKIVDPALFPEHSCKADEQIQIVSSGPDQEWNAIQELIFAAICVAKKRIWITSPYFIPDPGVYEGLKTAAVSGVDVRIIIPWKADSRLVQLASLSYVEELLLAGVRFYQYQKGFIHAKVLIVDQLLASVGTANMDLRSFYSNFELTALLLEQSKIERLVDDFEKDMLVSREMTPSEFQNRPFMHKTAEILCRMLSPLL, from the coding sequence ATGGTGTGGCTGCTGATCGCGCTCATCATATTTATTTTTCAGATTGCAATCATTTTGCTGCTTGAATTCCGTAATCCTTCCAAAACAATCGCCTGGTTGTCTATTCTTTTTTGCTGCCCGGTCATTGGGTTCGTTTTTTACTATTTTGTGGCTCAAGATTATAAGGCGCGCAAGCATATTCGCACCCGGGGATCGCGGCTGTTCCGCCAAATCCGTCCCTTCTTCTGGAGCCGGCTGACAGCGGTTCGGGACATTGGGGAAATTCATAATCCCGAATTTAAACATCAGGAGAGATTGTTTAATCTGTTATGGCGTCTTACGGAAAGCCCGATTACAGGCTCCAATGCCAGCCGGGTGCTGACAGACGGCAAAGATGCTTTTGATGCCATGCTGAAGGCGATTGAGGCGGCTGAGAAGCATATACATATTGAATTCTATATTTTTCGGCATGATGTCATAGGGACCCGTTTTCAGGAGATTATGATCCGTAAAGCCAGGGAAGGCGTAAAGGTGCGTTTTATATGCGACGGGTTGGGCAGCTATAAGCTGAAGCGGGAATTTGTGGAGAGGCTTAAGGAAGCCGGGGTCGAATCCTACTTTTTTCTGCCGCCGCTGCTTAGTTTCATCGACCGCCGGATCAATTACCGGAATCACCGTAAAATAGTCGTGGTAGACGGAGCGAGGGGGTTTGTGGGCGGGATTAATGTCGGGGATGATTACCTTGGCAAATATCCGAAAATGGGCTACTGGCGGGATACGCATCTGGAGATTGAAGGGGACGCCGTTTATTTTTTGCAAAATATATTTTTGGACGACTGGCAGCTCGCCTCTGGTGAAAAGATCGTTGACCCCGCACTGTTTCCGGAGCATTCATGCAAGGCCGATGAGCAAATCCAGATCGTCAGCAGCGGCCCGGACCAAGAATGGAATGCCATCCAGGAATTGATCTTTGCGGCTATTTGCGTAGCGAAAAAAAGGATCTGGATTACGTCGCCGTATTTTATCCCAGATCCGGGTGTCTATGAGGGGCTGAAAACCGCAGCCGTCAGCGGCGTAGATGTACGGATCATCATTCCGTGGAAGGCCGACTCGAGGCTGGTGCAGCTGGCTTCGCTTTCTTACGTCGAGGAGCTGCTGCTGGCGGGTGTCCGATTCTACCAATACCAAAAAGGCTTCATCCATGCCAAAGTGCTCATTGTCGATCAATTGCTTGCATCGGTTGGCACGGCCAATATGGATCTCCGCAGCTTTTACAGCAATTTCGAACTGACGGCTTTACTGCTTGAACAGTCTAAAATAGAACGGCTTGTGGATGATTTTGAGAAAGACATGCTTGTAAGCAGGGAAATGACCCCAAGTGAGTTTCAGAACAGGCCATTCATGCACAAAACAGCCGAGATATTATGCCGCATGCTGTCACCGCTTTTATAG
- a CDS encoding YnfA family protein codes for MRSLLLFLAAGLAEIGGGYLVWLWIKESKPWWYGLIGAVVLVLYGIIPTLQHYPSFGRVYAAYGGIFIVLALLWGWGIDKNTPDLYDWIGAALCLAGVSVILWAPRP; via the coding sequence ATGCGATCTTTACTTTTATTTTTGGCTGCCGGGTTGGCAGAAATCGGCGGGGGTTATCTCGTCTGGCTTTGGATCAAGGAATCCAAGCCTTGGTGGTACGGGTTGATCGGAGCCGTAGTGCTGGTTCTATACGGAATTATTCCTACGCTGCAGCACTACCCCTCCTTTGGCCGCGTGTATGCCGCTTACGGCGGTATTTTTATCGTGCTTGCCTTGTTATGGGGCTGGGGAATCGATAAAAACACGCCGGACCTCTATGACTGGATTGGCGCGGCGCTTTGTCTGGCTGGTGTTTCCGTCATTCTGTGGGCTCCCCGCCCCTGA
- a CDS encoding ABC transporter ATP-binding protein produces the protein MQHEPVVRLEGVTKRVSSKNLVENVTLDIPPGQVFGFLGPNGAGKTTTIRMMVGLTSISQGDIKICGFSIKDHFEQAVANVGAIVENPEMYKFLTGYQNLRHFARMMTGITEERIQEVIQLVGLGNRIHDKVRTYSLGMRQRLGVAQAILHRPKLLILDEPTNGLDPQGIRELRNYLRQLCHEEGTTVFVSSHLLAEMELMCDSVAIIQNGRLIDVRSLKESREKHADAVATGFIVDEPAHALQMMEGGVQEGNMIIVRLARDEIAEMNARLVQAGIKVYGIQAVTRSLEEQFLEMTGGDPIG, from the coding sequence ATGCAGCATGAACCGGTGGTTCGGCTGGAGGGGGTAACAAAAAGGGTTTCTTCCAAAAACCTGGTTGAGAACGTTACGCTCGACATTCCGCCCGGTCAGGTATTCGGATTTCTTGGGCCCAATGGGGCCGGGAAAACAACGACGATTCGGATGATGGTTGGTCTCACCTCAATCAGTCAGGGTGATATTAAAATTTGCGGGTTCAGCATCAAAGATCATTTTGAGCAGGCCGTTGCCAATGTCGGCGCTATTGTAGAGAACCCGGAGATGTACAAGTTTCTGACAGGATACCAGAATTTACGCCATTTTGCCCGCATGATGACCGGGATAACGGAAGAGAGAATCCAGGAAGTGATCCAGCTTGTAGGTCTAGGCAACCGGATTCATGACAAGGTGAGAACCTATTCGCTCGGGATGAGGCAGCGTTTGGGCGTAGCCCAGGCGATTTTGCATCGGCCGAAGCTGTTGATTTTGGACGAACCGACCAATGGCCTCGACCCGCAAGGGATTCGCGAGCTTCGCAATTATTTGCGCCAGCTGTGCCATGAGGAAGGGACAACCGTTTTCGTGTCCAGCCACCTGCTGGCTGAAATGGAATTGATGTGTGACAGTGTAGCGATCATTCAGAACGGACGGTTGATTGATGTACGCTCTTTGAAAGAAAGTCGGGAAAAACATGCAGATGCGGTGGCGACCGGATTTATTGTCGATGAACCAGCGCACGCGCTTCAGATGATGGAGGGCGGTGTTCAGGAGGGAAACATGATCATCGTCAGGCTGGCACGCGACGAAATTGCGGAGATGAATGCCCGGCTGGTGCAGGCTGGGATCAAGGTGTACGGCATTCAAGCGGTTACCCGTTCGCTCGAAGAACAGTTCCTTGAAATGACGGGGGGTGACCCGATTGGGTAA